The genomic interval gtgtgtatcTAGACCCGCTTCAGTGTTGTGTGTTGAGGAGAGGGACATGAGGAAACGGTTGAACGCCGCCTCCTTACATTGCCTCTGCAAGGATACTGTATGATGCCCGCCAGCAACCAGTAGTCATGGCGACGGTGCCAGATCTCAAAGGTCTTCTTGGTGACGGTGGCGGCCCGCTCCTCGTTCTGCCAGAGAGAGTGGAGCTCTGCAACGACAAACAGGAAGTAGGGACGACATCAGTATGACAGCCAAGGCTATACTCCTTCTTTTTATAtaccggtacacacacacacacacacacacctgtgaatCCTCCGTCAGCGATGTTGAACATGAAACGCTGCTTGGTggccttcttcttctcctcgctGACGTTGACGAGGGCGGTggctgtggcggcggcggcggtggctgtggcggcggcagcggtggcggcggcggcggctccttCCTTGGTGCTCTCTCCGTTCTGCAGCTTGCCAGACTCCTCCGTCTTCACCCCTTCCTTCAGATCCCTCAGctctgaggggggagaggggggaggagtggagagtgCGTGAGCCAGtttgtctggatgtgtgtggggATCTGGGATCCGGTCCTACTATGTCACAGCAAAGCTTCTTGGGGAAGGCAGCGCAGAGCCTTGGACAGGGGTTTTGTAAGGGGCGGAGGTACTCCTTGTTTCCTGTTGCCATCCATTCCATCAAATGGATGAAGCCGTCAGAAGGAGGTTTTAATACGTTTCTTTTTTACAATGTTCATTCTCTACACAGTGTTCGTAGTTGAATAATGCTGGCCGAGCTCTGGTTCCCGATACACTCTTGTAGATGGTCGACTACAGTAATATGTAGCCAGGGAAAGTGAAATGCTCAGTTTACCTAGGCCTGAGCTCACCTGTCATCACACTTTAGACATTAATCTTAAGGGAAAGGTTGTCATATCCATTTGCATACACTcttacaccaacacacacacacacacacacacacacacacacacacacacacacacacacacacacacacacacacacacacacacacacacacacacacacacacacacacacacacacacacacacacacctttcttctcctctgtaGGGGGACTGGTGTCCATCTTGTCGTCTTTGCTGTCTGGCGCTGAAACAGGAGAACCAGGGTTAACCTCACAGAGAAGAACCCCAGAGTCCTCGCCTCCACCCAGAACCTCAGGCACTCTCACCTTTACTCTTTGCGTCCTCCGGCCCCCCGCTGCCCTCTGAACCTTCCCCCTTGACCTCCATGGGCACGCCCTTCTCAGCCGCCTCCGAAGGCTTCTCCTTGTCGTCCTTCTCCTTGGCGgtgtctccttctccctccttctcctcgtctgTGTGGGCGCCTCCTGCCTCCTCTTTATCCTCCTTCACGGCCGCCGGGTCTCCCTCCTCGTCCTTCTTCTCTGAGCCCGGAGACTTCTCCACGTCGTCGGGGATCTCGATGATCTGCAAGGGGCCGTCATTTCATTGGTATAGTCATTTCCGTGTATTTAGTCATTAGTCATCATTTCCGTGttttatattatacattatttgtGTACGATTGAGCACTACGTTTGTGTTGCGGGGGATGAGGCTCTGTACCTCAGGATCCTCTGCTTTGCAGGCTGcttttttctcctctccctccttcttcatCTCTGAGTCCTTGTCATCCAGTTTAGTCAAATCCTCTGTCAGGACAGGAGGAATTGAGTGTGTGTTGAACGGTGTGTATGTTGAGCTGAGTGACTGAGTGCATgcctgcctgcttgtgtgtgtgtgcgtgcgtgtgtacctggGGCGGGGGTGTTGGGCTGTGTGTCTGCGGGGGTCCCAGTAGAAGGGGTCTTGGGGTCCTCCCCAGCTGCCAGGGCTGCGGCCCTCTTGTGCTCCTCCACTTCGGCCATCCAGGGCATGGACCACTGGCCGTTGACGTGCTCAAACTCCTGCACCTGGGGGCCAGATCACCACGCATCAGGAGCCACACGGGCCGTGGAGGGGAATGGAGGACTGTCTGCATGGAAGGCTTTAATGGAAAcaccttttctttatttttgacACATAAAAGTCATGTTCGGCTaaccaaaataaacaacataaacaatGTCTTCAAAATGGCCTTCACTATTTTAGATTATGTTAACAATAAAAATGTCTGTTCATACTATACGTTTCTAAACAAaccgtgtatatatatatatgcaaaactAAATCCTCCTCCCTCAACAACCACCTACCTTCTTCCTGATGAGCGACATCACCCCGATGCGAGTGAGGACGTGTTGCCGTGACAACCCCTCGCGTGGGACGCCGTCGGCGAAGGTCTCCGCTCCGTCGGCGCCCGGCTCACAGAGATGCCGCATGAAGAGCGACACGTACGCTCTGAGGAGAGGAACGCCACTAGCCAATCAGAGACAAGCACAGGAAACACTTGGGACCAATGCACCAATAAGACACAACCACAGAAAACACTGTGGGAcctatgaaccaatcagacacaAACCCCCCCGAAGAATTAAGTTGGGTCCTAATGAGGGGGATACATGCGGGAGGAAGAGGGCCCTGAGAGCTCCacaatggagggagggatgtatATGCTATGTATTTACTGTTACTTTTATGCAGTTCATTCAGATTCATCTCATTTAGCAGCAcgtgttggggtgggggtgtccTGCTCTAGGAGGCCCACAGCTAGGCGTGGGGTGGAAGTGATGGAACACCATTTGGGCTAAGGCGAGGGTCTGGGGGACTCACTTGAACTCCTTCTCAGACTTGCCCCGCAGGTCTCTGACCAGCCACTGGGTGGTGAAGGCGTCCTGGGGGGGCATGCCGTAGCGCATCACAGCGTTCAGGAAGGCCTTCCTCTGGCGGGCATTGAAGCCcaacacctgggggggggggacagacgggGGTTAACGGCTAGAGCCGGTATGGGGACCCAGGAGAAATGTAGTGCCGAGCACTGCTCTGGTGAATGGCACTCAAGTATACAGTAGAATGGTTTATGGTGAAAAGGAAAAACATCAAGCACGTTTCTTCCCCGAGTACCCAGAACTACTTTTCAAGGAACAGAAAGGCTACTCCAACCCGTTGTAGTGATTAGAGCTGAGGAGATTAGACTGCGCTAAAAAGCCAATGTTAACTATCCTTGTAGTGCGTAAGCACATTTGTGAACTGCTATTTGCTAAACTATTTTGCACTTGGATTAAAAGTGTGTGAATCTCCATTATAATTCAATCCTCTAACTACATAGCCTAGCTTGGGGACTGGATGGAACATAAGCTTGTCTACATAGGCTGTATGTAGTTCAGGGGAAAAAACATCTCCATGCTTTTCACCAGCGCCATTCATATCAAAAAAGGCCACATATGATATATATTGAAGTACAATGCTGCAGAGTCCTCCTCCAATCAGACGGGTTCAGGGGTTAAAGCACCACCCCCAAAGTTCCTGTCCTTTTGGAAAGTAGGTCAGCGGCCTCACCTCGATGTTGCCGCCCACCCGGGccaggagggggggcaggggtttgTCCCGGTCGTTCCTCAGCCCCTTGCGGTTGGGCCGCCGGGCGTTGGCTGAACACAAGGGAAGCACTCAGTGAGCCCAGGTACATgcagaggtcaagggtcagtgGTCAACCCACAGAAGTAAAGGTCCATATCATacaatggatggatggaggtcGAGGTCATCTGATGCAATGGCTAAATACACAACTGAATACATGTCATTTAAAAAAGTTGAGCTGTGTAATATAAGCAAACTGTGTAGAATTCCAACGAAAGAAGATCATATTTAAAGAAGATTTAATGTAAATGACACTATTTTTTATCTTTCCTGTTGTGCTCTATAAAGACACAGAGTAGAAGTAGACTAGTGCCAATATGATGATGTCTTCGTCTCGTGTTAAACCTCACCTTCAGCTCTTTCATCAAAgtcttcatctccctcctctGAGGCCACGGAGtaatctgattggttgtccGACTGGTCCTCCTGCCAATCTGATCAAAGCAATGAGGGGAAGACGGAGAGGCAGACCACACGCAGGAgggttaaaaacataaaaaccaagatgaaaatgagaaaaaaagattaaatataatataaaaaaaaataataataaaaagcccTACTATCAACTACACATTTATCCAGGAGGGGGTGCTGTTTAACCGACAACTATTCTGAACAGTCTGTCCAAAATAAAATAGCTTTTGTCTGAATCAGTTGAAATCTGTTATGCCATTTAGAAGCAGAGAGGATTGGATGGAagcactaataataataataataacaatgatgacAAGGCaagacacacagatgcaagGTGTCACTTTGCCGTGTGTTTACAAAACGCAGAGACACTCGTCACTGCTGGGGAAACCCTCAGCATCCTGTTGTCAACTTTGACCACAATTTGtctcaaaaatacaaaaaatacttAATGTGTAAAGATGACAACAGAAAATGTCTTACTGTTTTTACCTCTGCCTTCTGCAAACAAGGAaaagtgggggggggagggggaagaagaaCTTAAATTTTGGTAAAAGAACAAGAAATGGATGCGCTGAATGCttcaatgttttaaaaaaaaaagataacttGACAAAAAGACTCACGGTTTAACCCAACAGAAGAACGGAGACAGACGACTTTGtgacaaacaaaccaaaacagacatcacacaaagacatgcgacacacactcactgctcCTCACCGCATCCTacaccaacacaacaaacaccaacaaacacaccaccAGGAGCActagcggacacacacacacacacacacacacacacacacacacacacacacacacacagcgcacgcGCACATGTAGAGTAGGTAGTAAAAGTTGCTTGTTGCAATTGTTCTGTACCCCGTCTTATACCTCGGTCCTCCTGGGAGCCGTCGTTGTAGTTGACAGGCTTGCGGGTCCTCTTGCCCTTGCCCAGGTTGCGGGCCaggtcctcctgctgctgctcgtaGTGGTGGCGGAGGAGCTTCTCCCAGTAGTCCGGGTCCACGCTCTCCTCCTGCTTGATCACCTCccgctgcacctcctcctcctggcacgcagggggaggggaggcgggaGGGGGACCGAAGGGGACATTTTGGGGACGTTTGTTGGTTTAGTTCGTCAGAGAATTCGTTTAGACAGAATGTCCATGAATGTCACATCTAAGGCGTGGGAAAGTTGATTATTCAAATGAAATAAACATTTGTTTGGTTCACACTAAAGATTTAAGCGTTGGGGGTGTGTACAGAGGCTGGCCCCAGTTACTGAGTcttggtggtgggggagggggggggggaaacataCCTCATCCTCCTCGTCCTTCACCACATACTGAGCCACCTTGAAGGAGCTCAGGTACTCGTTCATGCTCTGGATCTCCGTGTCCTCCGAGGCCACCGTCTGGTCGCGGTCCAGCAGCCGGTCGATGGCCCTGTCATCGTAGTGGATCACgctgctgtcctcctccttgctGTCCCCTGCAGCGGAGGAGAGGCACGTGGAGTACAAGATGGAGGGGCGTGAGCGGCCATGCCCCATGATGAGATCGTAGCCCAGAACCTAACCCCACCAAGCACTTCATTACAATCCTGAAACTATTTAGCCTCAACCTTAGAGATACGATCGAAATGCATAATTCAACAATCTCCCGGAATTTAACCCCTTAATGTAACGATCTCTAACCTAATCCCTAACTTAACATGGCCCTTGACAGAGCGCAGGTCAGCTGCAGACCCATCCACTGGTCTCTGGGGTGTGACCACAGCCTACCTTCCCCGAGCTCGTCCTTGAACAGCTCCTCCGTCCCAAACTTGAGGATGTCGTCCAGCTCCTGCTTGGACATGGAGCCCGTCTTGGAGCCCAGGCCGGGCCGCACCACCAGGTGGGTCAGCATCATCTTCTTCTTAGCCACCTGGGGAGCAGCACCACACAGGCATTGAATGTGATGCGCCGTGAAGCAATGTCGGGTACAGTCGGCTTGGATTTGTATACAGCCCTGAATCACAGCTacagcctcaaagggcttcGCAGAACACATTGTGCAGCACCCCCCTGAACCAAGGGTAAAGAAGGTCCACCTCAGTCATCGAAAAGAAACCTTGGGACGGAAGACAGAACGAGTAATCCCTCCATTCAGGGACGATTGGGAGTGCAGCGGGTGCCATGATGGACGGTCAAAATAGAAGCATCACAACCCAAACAGTCTAATCAAAATGACGATTTTAGAGCACAGAGGCGATTAAGGTGCATTGTGTTCAGACGATGGTGGGCAGGCGGAGGCTCCCTCTTTACCTGTGTGATCCTCTCCTCCACCGAGGCCTTTGTGACGAAGCGGTAGATCATCACCTTCTTGTTCTGGCCGATTCGGTGAGCTCTGCTGAAGGCCTGCCAGGGAGGAGCAGGACACATGGAGGTTAAGGTTCAACCCCCCACGGTCCCAGGAGGGAGGGCCCAGAAAGGAAGAGATACTGGTGCCATAGATGTGTTTGGTGTTATCTATGGAGCTATGTATGTGATAATGAGGATTGGGATGCGATGTACGTGATTTAGTTTTATAGTAGGATGTGTTTTGTGATCTTGTTGTGGTGCAGTAAGTGAAAGTGATGTTTGAGATGGTGAAATGAGTTATAGATTGGTGTAATGTACCTGGATGTCATTGTGAGGGTTCCAGTCGGAGTCATAGATGATGACGGTGTCGGCGGTTGCCAGGTTGATGCCCAGGCCCCCGGCCCTGGTAGACAGCAGGAACGCAAACTGGGGGGCGCCAGGAGCTGTGGGACGAGTCAAACAAATCAAGGTGAATGAGCCACGCATTCTGTGAATGCTGTTTGgaacagacacaaagagagaaagaaatcagAACGAAAGAAAGAGCGAGGTTTGCAAATGGAAGGATTTGTTTTGCTGATATGTCGGGGCAGTGAAGAAAATGATAAGCCAAAAACAACTGTAtatgaatacaaaaataaagaaacaataaTGTAATATctacaatataataatataaagtgTAAAGTGTGCATgagtatgggggagggggggcagtcaGAAGGCAGCGGCGAGGCTCTTAAGAAGATGTTACACATAGGCCGTGCTCACCGTTGAAGCGGTCGATGGCCTCCTGCCTCATGCCCCCGGTCACCCCCCCGTCGATCCTCTCGTACTTGTAGCCCTCGTTCTCCAGGAAGTCCTCGAGCAGGTCCAGCATCTTGGTCATCTGGGAGAAGACCAGCACGCGGTGGCCGCCCTCCTTCAGCTTCTTCATCATCttgtggagcagcagcagcttcccCGAGGACTTGGTCAGCGCCCCGCCCTCATACATGCCGTTGGGCAGCTTGGGCGcctcctgggggagggaggccaTGGGAAGGTCCCCGATGTCACCGGTTAATGTTGGCGGTGTTGAGTCTGAGCCAATCGTCTATGAAGTGGCCACCGACCACTGTGGCTCTGAACACTTCAAAGACGGTTTGCTGACACTGAGTCTTAGCAAGCTGTCTAGTGTCGCTTTATAAGCTTTATCTAATGGTCAGCGCGAGCGATACTTCTGTTTGCTTATACCACTATATAATGTTTAGAAACCCTAACTAATAACAGTGGTCAGCGTTTTCAAACACAAAGAAGGTTTTAACTAATGTCATCAACTAAAAAATCTCAAAAATATCTGAAAGTCGAAGCATTTACTGCAATGAGTTAACTGTCGTCTTCTCAACCAATACATTCGCACAACTTGACCCAATATATAAAGATTCCAGTCATGAATAGGTTGCGAGGCGTTACCATGGCAGCGGCAGGGAAGAGGTAGGGGTGATTGCAGCACTTCTTGAGGTCCATCACCACGTTGAGGAGGGACACCTGGTTCCCGCCCCCGCGGGTGTTCAGCGCCTCAAAGTTACGCGTCAGGATGAACTTGTAGTATTTCCTGGTTAACAAGAAAAAATATACAGATTTCAGTTCCTGAATGTTAGTCAGCCTGAAAGCGTCTTCAAAATTCAGACTATCCGCTTACTAAGAACTGACCTCCTCAATCATAAATATTTACAATTTATCTTTAAACATTCCCTTTTATATTTTATCTACTGCCAACTCAGGGCCATTACAATACAATGGTCAATAAACCTTTGTTTAATCATAAATGGTGCGTCTCAATCTCATGATATTATCAGGGAGAAAAGGATCCCAGATTGTCTTTCCCCCGTGTGTTGACTCTGCGCCCGTGTGTGGAGCCCCCtggcctctctcctccctcacatACTTCTGCATGGGGCTGAGCTCCACTCTGACGATGAGCTCCGTCTTGGAGGGCATGTGTTTGAAGACGTCGGCCTTCAGCCTCCTCAGCATGTGGGGGCCCAGCATGTCGTGGAGCTTCTTGATCTGGTCCTCTTTGGCGATGTCCGCAAACTCCTCCAGGAAACCCTCCAGATTGCTGCAGGCACAAAGCAAATAAACAACATCCGGTCAATAATGGTTGTTTTATGGGCTGAAGGTTCCTTTACAAGTACAGATCATATGGGGATGAAGGGCTTTGGAGGAgatttaaagaaataaataaagtagaGAAGAACATAAGGAAGGAACAGAGGAAGAATACAAGTAGAGAAGAACGtaagaaaaaaaggaatgaaTCAAGGACTAAATGGATAGGAAGGAactgtttattcatttattttttgaggACCTCACAAGAAGAGGAATGTAGTTCACAGGATGTATGCATTTTGACCGCCACTTCTGAACACCCAGGCCAAAGCCAGGCCCTGGGGCTCCGGGCCCAGATGTGCAGACTACTCACTTGAACCTCTCGGGGGTGAGGAAGTTCAGTAGGTGGAACAGCTCCTCCAGGTTGTTCTGCAGAGGGGTTCCCGTCAGCAGCAGCTTGTGTTGCAGGGGGTAGTTGTTGAGGATCCGGAAGAACTGACGGACAACAGGGTTCAGGAGTTACTACCACCAGTGGAGCTTCGCTAAAGGCTATAAGAAGGTTTCGTTTCAAACTTAAACCCTGTTGAAACTGTTGTATGTTTTCCATTCATAAAGGATATCCTTATGTGGACTTTGATACCCATATtaccacaaatatatacatttagaCACAAAACAACACTAAAGTTATTCAAATCCGCACGATTCACCCTCACTTGTGTTAGTCATGCAACAGACAAGAGCTGAACCTCAAGCTGCTAAGTGGTCTCACCTTGGACTGGTTGTTCTTGAGCCTGTGGGCCTCGTCCACCACTAGGCAGGCCCACTCGATGGAGCCAAGCACGGCCTGGTCGATGGTGATCAGCTCGTAGGAAGTCAGCAGCACGTGGAACTTCACTGGGGAGTCTTTCTGTCGGAGCACGTGAGTGAAGACCAGGGGGTGAGTGGATCACTGGTTGGATGAAGTCCATTATGCAGTTTGACTGCCATTCATAATAGACACACTCCTCATAAAGCATAGGGAGTGCATACACTTCTTAGGATGGATATGTTATGGCCCAGCCGTGAACCATAGCGTTACGGGCTATTCTGTGAACCTGTCGGACTGGAGTGGGCGTGTCTGGCCCCTCCCCTTGGTCCCTGGATTAGCTACACACCTAGTGGGCATTGTCATCAACACACCTGCCCTCAATCTACTCATCGACCCTGCCGTATATCAACCCCAGGTCTAAGTCCACTTGTCGCTGGATTGATGGCTGAACTCAGTCGGTAGCTCACTACTCTGGGCGATAGTTCTCAGTGACCCTTCATTTCGTTACTTCGTCCTGTTGTTCCCTTACACCTGTTGGTCCCGTGCCTACTCCTAGCTTTGGTTCTCCTCTGCCAAGGATCATCCTCTTCTCCGCCTCTCAGCCCCGCGGCGCCTTCACCACCCCATGGTTATTCCCCAACCCCTCTGAACCCCCTTACCTTAAGCAGACCCTTTCCAGGATACAACCATCCCCTGCCCCTGCCTCTGGTTCTGCTCCTGGGTATCGTTCACCCGTGACAGGTTGGCCCCAATGGGGAATTGAACCCGTATCCTTGGTAGTATCAACTCACGATTGCCAAATGCAAATAGTGGTGgaattctttttatttattttttaaaactttctttaaaaattataataaaaaactTAAATCCATATTTTTATGATAAGAATTACAAAATGATGAAGGATATAATTAAGTTCAGTGATTAAGTATGTTGATCCTGTATGTTGAGCCTGTTGGTCTTAGTCAAATGCCATGCTCTACCAGCTTTGAAGGATAGGACCATAACTAGTAATAGTAACAAGTGTTCCCTCCATGCCCtggctcctctccccctctcttaccTTCATCTTGGACGCCTTCTTCCCGCCACGGATGGCGTTGTTTTCAAAGGAGAACTCGTTCTCACGAATGACGGCCCTGCTGTCCTTGTCTCCCACGTAGGTCACCACGTACATGTCCGGGGCCCACAGCTCAAACTCCCTCTCCCAGTTGATGATGGTGGACAGGGGGGCGCTCACCAGGAAGGGCCCTTTGGAGTGGCCCTAGGGCCCAGCGGGAAGGGGAAAGGATGGTCAACAGGCTGTAGCTCTTATACAACAGATGTATTGCTATCATCTTTTACTTTGGAGGAGCATGTGTCTTCCCCGCCCGTCTTTAGCTTCTTGTCCTTGGGCCTGATCCCCTCTGTAGGGGCCGGTTAGTATGCGTCTGGTGTCCGAAACCCCGCCCACTGCCACTGACTGACAGGGGAGGGCAGACAGGACATCAACACTAGCATAGAGCCAGGACATTTGACGGCCATGACGATGACTAGAAGATATTcatattaacattaacattaacattagcaGGTTAATGTTGGTTAATAGGGAcctattgtgtacatgtgtatgatAACATATCACACATGCTATACAATAACGGTCTCATGGTAAGGTCATCTGTGTGGGGCTTAAGCCAAAGTACAGGCAATGGTTAGTGGTGTGAAATTACATGATAGAGCAAGTGAGTGAGAaattgaaaagagaaagaaaccaATAAATCAAGAACATGAAGAAACAGAATATTTCTCATCACAGCTCCCCATGGCGGTGCACACCTCtttgtacagggagtacaggaaGACGGCGGTCTGCACTGTCTTTCC from Gadus morhua chromosome 11, gadMor3.0, whole genome shotgun sequence carries:
- the chd4b gene encoding chromodomain-helicase-DNA-binding protein 4 isoform X3, producing MSGSEEEREDFGPPDDHSLLLRDDDEPEDAAAVSDIELPKSKKKKKAKKSNRESRSSKRQRPVREELPVSSPEPLIGVEPVERNAEDGGGRRSESEGSDYAPGRKKKKRSSSAKEKKKGGGGTEKGSSSSKNKRKDPEPEEDDDDEDDNQPKSSTQMLEDWGMKDIDHVFTQEDYSSLTNYKAFSQFVRPLIAAKNPKIAVSKMMTLMMAKWREFSTNNPLKGCATANATLAAANVAAAVESMVVAGPDGGAEPRRAPTPEPSPVPSPVPVVVAPPPPPPPPPPPPAVPAPPLRKAKTKEGKGPNARKRSKPAAKAQSKPKAKKVAPLKIKLGGLNSKRKRSSSDEDEPEAESDFDETNFAVSDGSNRSSRSKKKPKSTKKKKKVETEDGDGYETDHQDYCEVCQQGGEIILCDTCPRAYHMVCLDPDMEKAPEGKWSCPHCEKEGIQWEARDELSEGEVEDEEERPEEEEEGVEEEDDHHIEYCRVCKDGGELLCCDTCPSSYHIHCLNPPLPEIPNGEWICPRCTCPIMKGKVQKVLTWRWGDVPAPTPVPRPDDLPAEAPDPPPLVGRREREFFVKWCNMSYWHCSWVQELQLELNCQVMFRNYQRKTDMDEPPPDFGGEGDDDKSSKRKNKDPLYVHMEEQYYRFGIKMEWLMVHRILNHSVDKKSNVHYLIKWRDLAYDQASWESEDTDIPEYDAYKQTYWNHRELMVGEEGRPGKKLKKAVKVKKAERPPANPVVDPTIKFDRQPDYLDSTRGTLHPYQLEGLNWLRFSWAQATDTILADEMGLGKTVQTAVFLYSLYKEGHSKGPFLVSAPLSTIINWEREFELWAPDMYVVTYVGDKDSRAVIRENEFSFENNAIRGGKKASKMKKDSPVKFHVLLTSYELITIDQAVLGSIEWACLVVDEAHRLKNNQSKFFRILNNYPLQHKLLLTGTPLQNNLEELFHLLNFLTPERFNNLEGFLEEFADIAKEDQIKKLHDMLGPHMLRRLKADVFKHMPSKTELIVRVELSPMQKKYYKFILTRNFEALNTRGGGNQVSLLNVVMDLKKCCNHPYLFPAAAMEAPKLPNGMYEGGALTKSSGKLLLLHKMMKKLKEGGHRVLVFSQMTKMLDLLEDFLENEGYKYERIDGGVTGGMRQEAIDRFNAPGAPQFAFLLSTRAGGLGINLATADTVIIYDSDWNPHNDIQAFSRAHRIGQNKKVMIYRFVTKASVEERITQVAKKKMMLTHLVVRPGLGSKTGSMSKQELDDILKFGTEELFKDELGEGDSKEEDSSVIHYDDRAIDRLLDRDQTVASEDTEIQSMNEYLSSFKVAQYVVKDEEDEEEEVQREVIKQEESVDPDYWEKLLRHHYEQQQEDLARNLGKGKRTRKPVNYNDGSQEDREGRGKNNWQEDQSDNQSDYSVASEEGDEDFDERAEANARRPNRKGLRNDRDKPLPPLLARVGGNIEVLGFNARQRKAFLNAVMRYGMPPQDAFTTQWLVRDLRGKSEKEFNGVPLLRAYVSLFMRHLCEPGADGAETFADGVPREGLSRQHVLTRIGVMSLIRKKVQEFEHVNGQWSMPWMAEVEEHKRAAALAAGEDPKTPSTGTPADTQPNTPAPEDLTKLDDKDSEMKKEGEEKKAACKAEDPEIIEIPDDVEKSPGSEKKDEEGDPAAVKEDKEEAGGAHTDEEKEGEGDTAKEKDDKEKPSEAAEKGVPMEVKGEGSEGSGGPEDAKSKAPDSKDDKMDTSPPTEEKKELRDLKEGVKTEESGKLQNGESTKEGAAAAATAAAATATAAAATATALVNVSEEKKKATKQRFMFNIADGGFTELHSLWQNEERAATVTKKTFEIWHRRHDYWLLAGIIQHGYARWQDVQNDVKYAILNEPFKGEMSRGNFLEIKNKFLARRFKLLEQALVIEEQLRRAAYLNMSEDPAHPSMALNTRFSEVECLAESHQHLSKESMSGNKPANAVLHKVLKQLEELLSDMKADVTRLPATIARIPPVAVRLQMSERNILSRLASRGPEVQGQNQLQSPQPMQVPR
- the chd4b gene encoding chromodomain-helicase-DNA-binding protein 4 isoform X6, translating into MSGSEEEREDFGPPDDHSLLLRDDDEPEDAAAVSDIELPKSKKKKKAKKSNRESRSSKRQRPVREELPVSSPEPLIGVEPVERNAEDGGGRRSESEGSDYAPGRKKKKRSSSAKEKKKGGGGTEKGSSSSKNKRKDPEPEEDDDDEDDNQPKSSTQMLEDWGMKDIDHVFTQEDYSSLTNYKAFSQFVRPLIAAKNPKIAVSKMMTLMMAKWREFSTNNPLKGCATANATLAAANVAAAVESMVVAGPDGGAEPRRAPTPEPSPVPSPVPVVVAPPPPPPPPPPPPAVPAPPLRKAKTKEGKGPNARKRSKPAAKAQSKPKAKKVAPLKIKLGGLNSKRKRSSSDEDEPEAESDFDETNFAVSDGSNRSSRSKKKPKSTKKKKKVETEDGDGYETDHQDYCEVCQQGGEIILCDTCPRAYHMVCLDPDMEKAPEGKWSCPHCEKEGIQWEARDELSEGEVEDEEERPEEEEEGVEEEDDHHIEYCRVCKDGGELLCCDTCPSSYHIHCLNPPLPEIPNGEWICPRCTCPIMKGKVQKVLTWRWGDVPAPTPVPRPDDLPAEAPDPPPLVGRREREFFVKWCNMSYWHCSWVQELQLELNCQVMFRNYQRKTDMDEPPPDFGGEGDDDKSSKRKNKDPLYVHMEEQYYRFGIKMEWLMVHRILNHSVDKKSNVHYLIKWRDLAYDQASWESEDTDIPEYDAYKQTYWNHRELMVGEEGRPGKKLKKAVKVKKAERPPANPVVDPTIKFDRQPDYLDSTRGTLHPYQLEGLNWLRFSWAQATDTILADEMGLGKTVQTAVFLYSLYKEGHSKGPFLVSAPLSTIINWEREFELWAPDMYVVTYVGDKDSRAVIRENEFSFENNAIRGGKKASKMKKDSPVKFHVLLTSYELITIDQAVLGSIEWACLVVDEAHRLKNNQSKFFRILNNYPLQHKLLLTGTPLQNNLEELFHLLNFLTPERFNNLEGFLEEFADIAKEDQIKKLHDMLGPHMLRRLKADVFKHMPSKTELIVRVELSPMQKKYYKFILTRNFEALNTRGGGNQVSLLNVVMDLKKCCNHPYLFPAAAMEAPKLPNGMYEGGALTKSSGKLLLLHKMMKKLKEGGHRVLVFSQMTKMLDLLEDFLENEGYKYERIDGGVTGGMRQEAIDRFNAPGAPQFAFLLSTRAGGLGINLATADTVIIYDSDWNPHNDIQAFSRAHRIGQNKKVMIYRFVTKASVEERITQVAKKKMMLTHLVVRPGLGSKTGSMSKQELDDILKFGTEELFKDELGEGDSKEEDSSVIHYDDRAIDRLLDRDQTVASEDTEIQSMNEYLSSFKVAQYVVKDEEDEEEEVQREVIKQEESVDPDYWEKLLRHHYEQQQEDLARNLGKGKRTRKPVNYNDGSQEDREGRDWQEDQSDNQSDYSVASEEGDEDFDERAEANARRPNRKGLRNDRDKPLPPLLARVGGNIEVLGFNARQRKAFLNAVMRYGMPPQDAFTTQWLVRDLRGKSEKEFNGVPLLRAYVSLFMRHLCEPGADGAETFADGVPREGLSRQHVLTRIGVMSLIRKKVQEFEHVNGQWSMPWMAEVEEHKRAAALAAGEDPKTPSTGTPADTQPNTPAPEDLTKLDDKDSEMKKEGEEKKAACKAEDPEIIEIPDDVEKSPGSEKKDEEGDPAAVKEDKEEAGGAHTDEEKEGEGDTAKEKDDKEKPSEAAEKGVPMEVKGEGSEGSGGPEDAKSKAPDSKDDKMDTSPPTEEKKELRDLKEGVKTEESGKLQNGESTKEGAAAAATAAAATATAAAATATALVNVSEEKKKATKQRFMFNIADGGFTELHSLWQNEERAATVTKKTFEIWHRRHDYWLLAGIIQHGYARWQDVQNDVKYAILNEPFKGEMSRGNFLEIKNKFLARRFKLLEQALVIEEQLRRAAYLNMSEDPAHPSMALNTRFSEVECLAESHQHLSKESMSGNKPANAVLHKVLKQLEELLSDMKADVTRLPATIARIPPVAVRLQMSERNILSRLASRGPEVQGQNQLQSPQPMQVPR